In one window of Dermochelys coriacea isolate rDerCor1 chromosome 3, rDerCor1.pri.v4, whole genome shotgun sequence DNA:
- the CILK1 gene encoding serine/threonine-protein kinase ICK isoform X1 encodes MNRYTTIKQLGDGTYGSVLLGRSIDSGELIAIKKMKRKFYSWEECMNLREVKSLKKLNHANIVKLKEVIRENDHLYFVFEYMKENLYQLMKERNKLFPESTVRNIMYQILQGLAFIHKHGFFHRDLKPENLLCMGPELVKIADFGLAREIRSRPPYTDYVSTRWYRAPEVLLRSTSYSSPIDIWAVGCIMAEVYTLRPLFPGASEIDTIFKICQVLGTPKKNDWPEGYQLAGTMNFRLPQCVPNNLKTLIPNAGSEAVQLMRDMLQWDPKKRPTASQALRYPYFQVGHALGTSPCIQELGKQPKELHDEAALHHVKPVPPAQPPPKPHVRLSSRPFQQSQSSQYLMYPYKADCLVTDHVTQLREDEPAQVHLPALRSQVPQQKIPIGTENTNGELKPKTRRRWGHITRIMKGSEEWDDLEDFDFSSSLTRTDLKNKRRQSDEALCRFESILDLKLSDNLGSGNSAPSHVSFPRQDTPTLRVSAAKQHYLKHSRYLPGISTRNSIVSSSSKDSIPSKPWPTSNLPGKASGVGGGVNGMNSEHSGSSRLTGGYVSSFLKKEIGSAGQRVQLAPVADSSSNYASLKSVRPHVGRPSFNTPSKSTPALMPRPPPIQPIHGRTDWSSKYGAHR; translated from the exons AATGAAGAGAAAGTTCTACTCTTGGGAGGAATGCATGAATCTTCGAGAGGTTAAG TCTTTGAAGAAATTAAACCATGCCAATATAGTAAAACTGAAAGAAGTTATCAGGGAAAATGATCatctttattttgtgtttgaatACATGAAGGAAAATCTTTACCAATTGATGAAAGAAAG AAACAAACTGTTTCCTGAATCTACAGTTAGGAATATTATGTATCAGATCCTGCAAGGGCTTGCATTTATCCATAAACATG GGTTCTTTCACAGAGACTTGAAACCTGAAAACCTCCTTTGCATGGGACCAGAACTTGTGAAAATAGCGGACTTTGGCTTAGCCCGAGAAATCCGATCTAGGCCTCCTTACACAGACTATGTATCTACAAGATG GTATAGGGCTCCTGAAGTTCTTCTGAGGTCCACCAGCTATAGTTCTCCCATTGATATCTGGGCTGTCGGCTGTATAATGGCAGAGGTTTACACGTTAAGGCCTCTCTTCCCTGGTGCCAGTGAAATAGATACTATTTTCAAGATTTGCCAAGTACTGGGGACACCAAAAAAG AACGATTGGCCTGAAGGCTACCAACTTGCAGGTACCATGAATTTTCGCCTGCCCCAGTGTGTACCTAACAACCTAAAGACCCTAATTCCTAATGCTGGCAGTGAGGCAGTTCAGCTCATGCGAGACATGCTACAATGGGACCCCAAAAAGCGACCAACAGCTAGTcag GCACTTCGATATCCCTACTTCCAGGTTGGGcatgcactgggcacttctcccTGCATTCAGGAACTGGGCAAGCAGCCGAAAGAACTCCATGATGAAGCAGCACTGCACCATGTTAAACCTGTTCCTCCTGCACAACCCCCTCCAAAACCCCATGTCCGTCTCTCATCTAGACCATTCCAGCAAAGCCAGTCTTCCCAGTACCTCATGTACCCATATAAAGCAGACTGCTTGGTGACTGACCACGTGACCCAGTTAAGAGAGGACGAGCCTGCTCAGGTGCATCTGCCAGCACTTCGTAGTCAAGTTCCTCAGCAG AAAATACCGATTGGGACAGAGAACACGAATGGTGAACTTAAACCAAAGACTAGGCGAAGATGGGGACACATTACTAGAATAATGAAAGGTTCTGAAGAGTGGGATGACTTGGAAGACTTTGATTTTAGCTCTTCCCTCACCAGAACTGATCTGAAAAACAAGAGGCGACAGAGTGATGAAGCTCTTTGTAG GTTTGAAAGCATTTTGGATCTGAAGCTCTCAGACAATCTAGGTTCTGGCAACAGCGCCCCTTCCCATGTGTCCTTTCCACGGCAGGACACACCCACCTTGCGAGTTTCTGCAGCCAAGCAGCATTACTTGAAACATTCTAGGTATTTACCTG GGATAAGCACAAGGAATAGCATAGTCTCCAGTTCAAGCAAGGATTCTATTCCGTCTAAACCATGGCCCACATCTAATTTGCCTGGAAAAGCttcaggtgtgggaggaggggttaatGGAATGAATTCAG AGCACTCAGGATCGAGCAGGTTGACGGGTGGTTATGTCTCTTCATTTCTGAAGAAGGAAATTGGCTCTGCTGGGCAGAGGGTTCAGTTAGCACCAGTTGCAGATTCATCTTCTA ATTACGCTTCTCTGAAGTCTGTCAGACCTCATGTTGGGCGGCCATCATTTAATACACCTTCAAAAAGCACACCAGCATTAATGCCGCGTCCACCGCCAATTCAGCCAATCCATGGACGCACTGACTGGTCTTCAAAGTACGGAGCTCACCGGTGA
- the CILK1 gene encoding serine/threonine-protein kinase ICK isoform X3: MNRYTTIKQLGDGTYGSVLLGRSIDSGELIAIKKMKRKFYSWEECMNLREVKSLKKLNHANIVKLKEVIRENDHLYFVFEYMKENLYQLMKERNKLFPESTVRNIMYQILQGLAFIHKHGFFHRDLKPENLLCMGPELVKIADFGLAREIRSRPPYTDYVSTRWYRAPEVLLRSTSYSSPIDIWAVGCIMAEVYTLRPLFPGASEIDTIFKICQVLGTPKKALRYPYFQVGHALGTSPCIQELGKQPKELHDEAALHHVKPVPPAQPPPKPHVRLSSRPFQQSQSSQYLMYPYKADCLVTDHVTQLREDEPAQVHLPALRSQVPQQKIPIGTENTNGELKPKTRRRWGHITRIMKGSEEWDDLEDFDFSSSLTRTDLKNKRRQSDEALCRFESILDLKLSDNLGSGNSAPSHVSFPRQDTPTLRVSAAKQHYLKHSRYLPGISTRNSIVSSSSKDSIPSKPWPTSNLPGKASGVGGGVNGMNSEHSGSSRLTGGYVSSFLKKEIGSAGQRVQLAPVADSSSNYASLKSVRPHVGRPSFNTPSKSTPALMPRPPPIQPIHGRTDWSSKYGAHR, translated from the exons AATGAAGAGAAAGTTCTACTCTTGGGAGGAATGCATGAATCTTCGAGAGGTTAAG TCTTTGAAGAAATTAAACCATGCCAATATAGTAAAACTGAAAGAAGTTATCAGGGAAAATGATCatctttattttgtgtttgaatACATGAAGGAAAATCTTTACCAATTGATGAAAGAAAG AAACAAACTGTTTCCTGAATCTACAGTTAGGAATATTATGTATCAGATCCTGCAAGGGCTTGCATTTATCCATAAACATG GGTTCTTTCACAGAGACTTGAAACCTGAAAACCTCCTTTGCATGGGACCAGAACTTGTGAAAATAGCGGACTTTGGCTTAGCCCGAGAAATCCGATCTAGGCCTCCTTACACAGACTATGTATCTACAAGATG GTATAGGGCTCCTGAAGTTCTTCTGAGGTCCACCAGCTATAGTTCTCCCATTGATATCTGGGCTGTCGGCTGTATAATGGCAGAGGTTTACACGTTAAGGCCTCTCTTCCCTGGTGCCAGTGAAATAGATACTATTTTCAAGATTTGCCAAGTACTGGGGACACCAAAAAAG GCACTTCGATATCCCTACTTCCAGGTTGGGcatgcactgggcacttctcccTGCATTCAGGAACTGGGCAAGCAGCCGAAAGAACTCCATGATGAAGCAGCACTGCACCATGTTAAACCTGTTCCTCCTGCACAACCCCCTCCAAAACCCCATGTCCGTCTCTCATCTAGACCATTCCAGCAAAGCCAGTCTTCCCAGTACCTCATGTACCCATATAAAGCAGACTGCTTGGTGACTGACCACGTGACCCAGTTAAGAGAGGACGAGCCTGCTCAGGTGCATCTGCCAGCACTTCGTAGTCAAGTTCCTCAGCAG AAAATACCGATTGGGACAGAGAACACGAATGGTGAACTTAAACCAAAGACTAGGCGAAGATGGGGACACATTACTAGAATAATGAAAGGTTCTGAAGAGTGGGATGACTTGGAAGACTTTGATTTTAGCTCTTCCCTCACCAGAACTGATCTGAAAAACAAGAGGCGACAGAGTGATGAAGCTCTTTGTAG GTTTGAAAGCATTTTGGATCTGAAGCTCTCAGACAATCTAGGTTCTGGCAACAGCGCCCCTTCCCATGTGTCCTTTCCACGGCAGGACACACCCACCTTGCGAGTTTCTGCAGCCAAGCAGCATTACTTGAAACATTCTAGGTATTTACCTG GGATAAGCACAAGGAATAGCATAGTCTCCAGTTCAAGCAAGGATTCTATTCCGTCTAAACCATGGCCCACATCTAATTTGCCTGGAAAAGCttcaggtgtgggaggaggggttaatGGAATGAATTCAG AGCACTCAGGATCGAGCAGGTTGACGGGTGGTTATGTCTCTTCATTTCTGAAGAAGGAAATTGGCTCTGCTGGGCAGAGGGTTCAGTTAGCACCAGTTGCAGATTCATCTTCTA ATTACGCTTCTCTGAAGTCTGTCAGACCTCATGTTGGGCGGCCATCATTTAATACACCTTCAAAAAGCACACCAGCATTAATGCCGCGTCCACCGCCAATTCAGCCAATCCATGGACGCACTGACTGGTCTTCAAAGTACGGAGCTCACCGGTGA
- the CILK1 gene encoding serine/threonine-protein kinase ICK isoform X2: MNRYTTIKQLGDGTYGSVLLGRSIDSGELIAIKKMKRKFYSWEECMNLREVKSLKKLNHANIVKLKEVIRENDHLYFVFEYMKENLYQLMKERNKLFPESTVRNIMYQILQGLAFIHKHGFFHRDLKPENLLCMGPELVKIADFGLAREIRSRPPYTDYVSTRWYRAPEVLLRSTSYSSPIDIWAVGCIMAEVYTLRPLFPGASEIDTIFKICQVLGTPKKNDWPEGYQLAGTMNFRLPQCVPNNLKTLIPNAGSEAVQLMRDMLQWDPKKRPTASQALRYPYFQVGHALGTSPCIQELGKQPKELHDEAALHHVKPVPPAQPPPKPHVRLSSRPFQQSQSSQYLMYPYKADCLVTDHVTQLREDEPAQVHLPALRSQVPQQKIPIGTENTNGELKPKTRRRWGHITRIMKGSEEWDDLEDFDFSSSLTRTDLKNKRRQSDEALCRFESILDLKLSDNLGSGNSAPSHVSFPRQDTPTLRVSAAKQHYLKHSRYLPGISTRNSIVSSSSKDSIPSKPWPTSNLPGKASGVGGGVNGMNSDYASLKSVRPHVGRPSFNTPSKSTPALMPRPPPIQPIHGRTDWSSKYGAHR; this comes from the exons AATGAAGAGAAAGTTCTACTCTTGGGAGGAATGCATGAATCTTCGAGAGGTTAAG TCTTTGAAGAAATTAAACCATGCCAATATAGTAAAACTGAAAGAAGTTATCAGGGAAAATGATCatctttattttgtgtttgaatACATGAAGGAAAATCTTTACCAATTGATGAAAGAAAG AAACAAACTGTTTCCTGAATCTACAGTTAGGAATATTATGTATCAGATCCTGCAAGGGCTTGCATTTATCCATAAACATG GGTTCTTTCACAGAGACTTGAAACCTGAAAACCTCCTTTGCATGGGACCAGAACTTGTGAAAATAGCGGACTTTGGCTTAGCCCGAGAAATCCGATCTAGGCCTCCTTACACAGACTATGTATCTACAAGATG GTATAGGGCTCCTGAAGTTCTTCTGAGGTCCACCAGCTATAGTTCTCCCATTGATATCTGGGCTGTCGGCTGTATAATGGCAGAGGTTTACACGTTAAGGCCTCTCTTCCCTGGTGCCAGTGAAATAGATACTATTTTCAAGATTTGCCAAGTACTGGGGACACCAAAAAAG AACGATTGGCCTGAAGGCTACCAACTTGCAGGTACCATGAATTTTCGCCTGCCCCAGTGTGTACCTAACAACCTAAAGACCCTAATTCCTAATGCTGGCAGTGAGGCAGTTCAGCTCATGCGAGACATGCTACAATGGGACCCCAAAAAGCGACCAACAGCTAGTcag GCACTTCGATATCCCTACTTCCAGGTTGGGcatgcactgggcacttctcccTGCATTCAGGAACTGGGCAAGCAGCCGAAAGAACTCCATGATGAAGCAGCACTGCACCATGTTAAACCTGTTCCTCCTGCACAACCCCCTCCAAAACCCCATGTCCGTCTCTCATCTAGACCATTCCAGCAAAGCCAGTCTTCCCAGTACCTCATGTACCCATATAAAGCAGACTGCTTGGTGACTGACCACGTGACCCAGTTAAGAGAGGACGAGCCTGCTCAGGTGCATCTGCCAGCACTTCGTAGTCAAGTTCCTCAGCAG AAAATACCGATTGGGACAGAGAACACGAATGGTGAACTTAAACCAAAGACTAGGCGAAGATGGGGACACATTACTAGAATAATGAAAGGTTCTGAAGAGTGGGATGACTTGGAAGACTTTGATTTTAGCTCTTCCCTCACCAGAACTGATCTGAAAAACAAGAGGCGACAGAGTGATGAAGCTCTTTGTAG GTTTGAAAGCATTTTGGATCTGAAGCTCTCAGACAATCTAGGTTCTGGCAACAGCGCCCCTTCCCATGTGTCCTTTCCACGGCAGGACACACCCACCTTGCGAGTTTCTGCAGCCAAGCAGCATTACTTGAAACATTCTAGGTATTTACCTG GGATAAGCACAAGGAATAGCATAGTCTCCAGTTCAAGCAAGGATTCTATTCCGTCTAAACCATGGCCCACATCTAATTTGCCTGGAAAAGCttcaggtgtgggaggaggggttaatGGAATGAATTCAG ATTACGCTTCTCTGAAGTCTGTCAGACCTCATGTTGGGCGGCCATCATTTAATACACCTTCAAAAAGCACACCAGCATTAATGCCGCGTCCACCGCCAATTCAGCCAATCCATGGACGCACTGACTGGTCTTCAAAGTACGGAGCTCACCGGTGA